GGATTCATGGGAGGAAAGACCTGAAGCCCCAGCTCAGCACCAGACCATCAGCCAACATGTTGCTGAGGCTACCTTGGCTCTTTTCCAGAGTAGACATTCCAGCCGAGTATAGCTACCCGGTGACTTCAGGAGCTACTGACTGGGAGCACAGAACTGAAGAACAGATGGTTGCCTGAGTGAAGGTGACTCTCCACACATCACCAACTATGGAGCCCAGAGGGAAGGGATTGCCAGAGGTCCCACAGCAAGCTGTGCAGGCACCACGCCCTCGCTCTAGGGTGTCCTGCAGGCCCCCTCAGTAGTGTGTAGACACAcgaatgtgtgtacatatacctGTGGGTAAAACCCAGAAGTACTTCCTACCTCCCCTGAGTTACAAAGATTTGATTGGCATTCAGCTTCTGTGATGCTCACCCAGAGTCCTTCCATTGCCTACCAGGTGGCAGAGGTCCCTGTGAGGGTCAGTATCTCAGAAAGGGTACATATCCCTGAGATGACTCAGTCACTAaagtgcaagtatgaggacctgagttcaatgcccagcacctagGGAAAAAAAAGCTGGCACTAAGAGGAGACAGGTAGACCCTGTGGCTCTCTGGTCAGCTAGCCTACCCTAACCATGAGCTCCAgaccagagagaccctgtctcaaaaactaaggtggctggggcaggagagatggctcagtggttaagggcacttgttgcttttgcagaggacccagggttgattcccagcaccacaggtggctcacaaccatctgtaactccagtcctagaggatttgatgctctcttctggactccatgtgCCCCAGGGACGCAcagggtgcacagacatacatgcgggAAAAACTGCTCATGCCTATGGAAtggaaattaatcttttaaaaaggtggCTGGCTCCTGAAGGACAATACCTGAGgtgtcctttggcttccacacggacacatacatgtgcacccacccataccccccccacacacacatgagacactcacatgctctctctgtctctaccagCCTACTTCTAACGGACCATAtgctttattaaaaatagttaCAAATGCCATCACCAATATGGGAACTGGAGGGACTGCAAGGAGGGGGTATTCATCCCACCTCTAGGGTCCCCTCTGTACCCAAACCCAACACCACACAGAGTTGGCTTCAAGGGTCTCAAGGGACCAGCCAGCCGGGTAGGGCTggggctgggtggggtggggttggcgGCTTCTCTGTCTCACAGGTAGAAACGGGCAGAGGTGGACTTGTGACTCCATCTCTTCCATTTATAGATATTTACAAAAGAGAGCCAAGAGCACAGACCACAGTCATGCAAAAGAaacacacccctccccctccccagaccCACCCTGCCCACCCGGAACTCCCATGATGCCCACCCCCCAGCAGTCCGGCCGCCTTCCCCAAGGTCCTGAGAACAGAAGGGGTACATCCTTGAAGGGTCAGTGGGAAAGGGTGGAGGGTCTGGGGGCCCAGAGCCACCTGTGGGGAGGTGCCGGGGGCGGGGCTCAGGCCAGCAGGGCTGAGTACCTGGGTCCTTCCCAGTCCTGGGCTCTGCAGTCAACAGGAAGGGATCTCCCAGTCTTTGAAGCCCCCACCTTCCTCCAGGTCCACGGAGCCATGTTCAACTCTGTCCTGAGAGTGGTAGGCTTGTCCTGACATCCCACCCCCGGCAGAGGCTCTTgcaggaatagaggagggcagggCCTGGAGGTCAGATGGCAGACTCCCTGCGGTAGGAAATATTGTCCAGCGGGAGGGTGGCTTGCATGCGTTCCAGATCCAGATGGCTACCAAACTCAAGCATCCGAATGATGCCTGCCTCTTCTTTGGACCCTGCCTCCAGGCCCAGGCctgcagccacagctgctgctgcagcagcttcctcttccatctcctcttcctcctggctcATGAGGGCCAGCTCATTTTCATAGCAGAAGGCACTGGGAGGGGGCGGTGGGGCGGGCAGCACCGTGATCTTGCTCTCCTGAAGCTCACGGGCAGAGCAGCAGGGCGTGCCAGCCACCTCATAGGTCTTGTGGAATCGTGAGTAGTCCACCTTGTAGTGACTCTTCTCCTCAAAGACCACAGGCTCGAACCGGTGGCCCCACAGGATCTCACTGGCCAGGTAGGAGCTGCGGGCCTGTGTGGTCATAGCCGTGGCCTCCACCATGCCTTCAAGGATAACCACAATCTCGAAGTCCTCTGACTCCAGCTCCTCCTTGCCCATGCCGTAGAGTGGACTGTCCTCATCAATTTCATGCACGATGATGATGGGTGACACCAAGAAGATGCGGTCCAGGCCTATGTCATAGCCCACGTTGAGGTCCCGCTGGTCCAGGGGCAGGTACTCACCTTCTTGGGTCATATAGGGCTTGATGAGCTGCGCCCGCACGTGAGCCTCCACAATGTGGCTCTTGCGAAGGTTGCCCACACGCCACATCAGGCAGAGCTTGCCGTCGCGCACTGAGATGACTGCATGGTGGCTGAACAGCAGCGTCTGTGCCCTCTTCTTGGGCCGTGCCATCTTGGCCATGATAGTGCCAATCATGAAGGAGTCGATGACACagcccacaatggactggaccaCCACCGCAATGACCGCCAACGGACACTCCTCTGTCACGCACCGGAAACCATAGCCGATGGTCGTCTGTGTCTCCACCGAGAACAGGAAGGCTCCCAAAAAGCCGTTTACATGCATGATGCAGGGTTTGGGGACCGTCGGGGCTGCCCCACCATTGCCCCCCGGGCCTCCTGCAGCAGGCACCGAGGGGCTGGCCTCCAGGTCACCGTGGAAGAAGGCAATGCACCAGAAGAGGAGGCCAAAAAAGAGCCAGGAGACAAGGAAGGCCGCCGAAAAGATCATGAGCATGTACCGCCAGCGCGTGTCCACACAGGTGGTGAAGATGTCTGCCATGTACCGCTGGGACTTGTTGCTCAGGTTGGCAAAGTAGACGTTGCACTGGCCGTTCTTCTTGACAAAGCGGTTGCGGCGTTTCCGCCGGGGCACATGGGCCTGCCCGTTTCGGTTGTGTCCGTGCATGACCTGAGGCCGTCGTGGTCACCTGGGGAGATGCAGGGCCTGTGGAAAACAAGAGACAGGTGAGACGCTGGGAAGCAAAGGGCTACTGTAAAGAGACTACCAGACCCTCAGGACCAGAAACGTCTACACAGGACCTCAGGACTCTCTTTGACACTCAGGGGGTTATGGCAGAGGGTCTTTATGGAAACTAAGCTTGTGTCCCTGAGGCTGATCCAAACCCTGGGCTGGGGTCTGCCCAATGAAGAACAGGTCCAGGTTCTAGTCCCCACTGCTCAGGGTGGCCCTTCCAGCTTGCCTCTGTTCTGGAAGCttctatatcttttcttttttctgttttgaagcagggtcttgaCCATGTTGccttggctaacctggaactcattttgtagaacaggctggtcttgagctcagagatctgctcgcctctgcctcctgaatgtggaaCCACTATAATCAGCCTTCATTTCAATTTGTTGTTATTACAGTCATCATCATTATCAGCGGGAGGAGGCACACTTGCCATGGTGTGTGTCAAAgacaggacaactttcaggagtcagctcTTTTTTCCACCACGGGTTCCACGGATCacactcaggctgtcaggcttacacagcaagtacctttatctgcTTGCCTTGCCAACAGACACCTTGCcaacctctttttatttttggtgatgCTAGggttggaacccagggcttcagcaTATTGaacaagaactctaccactgagccacactcccatcCTGATGCTCATCTTGATTCCATGTCCTTCATACCCAGAGCTTTGACCCCCTACTTGCCTCCAGtttagcctctgcatcagccacccatagttattttttttttttattgcataaCATTTCAGCTCCTCATCCACATTGGTTTTGCAGATGTTCAGATGTCCCTGTGACTAGCAGTTACCATTGGATGAATGTCCCCAGACAGGGTGCTATTGATCTCCAGATTCCCGTCCTGTCACCAGACTTGCTGAGAGCAGGACAGGGGCTGACAGAGCATCCAGTATGCTGGtcaagatggaggaagggagagccTGGAACTTCTGTCCCTGTCTGGGCACAGGCAGCTGGCTAAAAGAGGGAGCGTGGCATGACAGCAAGAAggtggatccaaactcaggtgtcACCTTCCAGGAGCTCCTGGATGAAGACTGGGCGTAGGTGAGGTAGTTAGCACTCTTCCCTCCTACCTACCTCTGACCACTCCATTTTCTTCtccgagcctcagtttcctcatctgcaaacaGAGGGTTGAAATTCCTACCTCACAAGACTCTGGAAGACAAAGCCCCCACCCTGCTGCTCCCCACTTGCTGGGTGCCTGTGAGAGGCAGGCGGGCCTGACTGTGGTTGCCAGCTGTTCCAACAGAGGCCTGCCACCCCCACGTGGTGTGCCCACCAGCTGGACTCACACAGAGGGCACACTCTCTTCTGTGCTCCCTGCCCTTGAGGTCTGAGCACCAGAGTTGATGGTGCAATCTCAGGTCCCGGAGACCAGCAGGGCTGGGACCCAGCTTGGGTTCCTGATAACATCTTGGCCTAGAATTATATAAGTCTGGAAGCTTCTATTTTCTGTTCTATTCTTCCTGGTCTAATTGTGCATCTGTGGCAATGTTTACACACTTCCCTGGTTCAGGACAACTTGGTTGCTGCAGCAACCGGTGCGCACCAATGCTATAATTTAGATATCAACAGCCCTTtcccctgcctctttctctagaggctccctctccctcccccaggccACCCTACACGACCCtgcttctctcccccaccccaccccaagggGCTCCCTCTGTCCAAGTCCCAGATCTGCTATGTGATTTGACTGGCCTTTAGTTTCCTGACCTGGAACTTTAGACTTCTTGGGTATGGCCCAGAATTCAGCACTGGCCCTTTAAAGCAGTCAATAGCTGGGGTTCCCTTGCTGTGTTCCACCATGGCCGCCAACTCCTTCATCGGCACCAAAGACACTTACAGCTGGGAAACACAAGGTAGCCACATTTAAGACAATTGTTTTATAGCTGAGGCCAAGGAGGCCCAGGCATGGGAAGGAGCCACTGAGGATTTCAGAATGTTCTGACCAGGTAGTTCATACCCACCCTGACATTTGGGAAGACAGGCCTTCAGCTCTTTGTCCCTTTTCTCTGGAGGGATCTGGAGGTCTGGAGCCAGGAAAAAGTGGGTACTAACTCCACCATAACAGGCTCTTAATCACACCCTGCACCTCTGCAAGAGAGGCAGAGGACAAGAAGTGACACCTGGACCTTTGATGAATGAATGCCACTAGCTGTCCAGGAAGGGTCCTGCCAAAGACCGCCTCCCAAGATGCAAAGGACAGGGTGTttgactgcagagatggctcattgtGGGGGCCACCCTCACAAGAGGTCTGGGGTGAGTAGTTGAGGGAGCTCCCCATGGCTCTAGGCTTTGGTGTGTTCCCTCCTTCACCACTGCCAAGGGCTCTGATTAGTGGGTGAAGATGGGGGAGCCTCTTCCAGCATCAGCTTTGAGGCTTCGCCTGCCCTGTCCGTATCAGGTACTCACCTGCCTGCTCAATACACACACCCCAGTCTCCCATCACCTGCCCCACAGTTCTGCAGGCTCCTGTGCCTCTTTCTGGCCCTGGCAGGCTCTCTGAGTCCCTCCTGTGCCTGCCTCATGGTGGGCTTTTCAGGCTATTGCccatcccagtgctcaggaatgctggttccccagatatGTCCCCTAGGGTACAGCGAGGAGTAAAGCTGTGTGCAATTAGTCCAGCCTCCTGTTCCTGTGAGCAGCTGCTGTGGCCACCACAGGCCCTTTCAGTAGGGAGGTGAAGCTCACCTGTCAGTGTATGGGCTAAGTGCACATCTCACCAGTGAACAGTGCCAGCTGGGCATGTGTCCATGCGATAACTACATGGGCATAGCCAAGAGCTTTCTCTGATCACATGGGGCTTCTGGGAAAAGCCCAAAAGAGAGGGGACACAGATGACAAGACAGGAGGGGACACAAATCAGGGATCAGCATCTTCCTCCTCTGAGTAGGATTTACTTTGAAAATAGGAGAGCTCTGCTTGTCCAGGCAGATGTATGACCTCATCCTGTAGTCTCCTAGAAGGCCGGGGACCAGTCTCCATCCTGTCCATCAAGTGGACTAAAGGAAGCTGGCTGTGTGAAAAAAAGGAGCCTGGACCTTTCTGCAATGCCTTGTGAAGGGTCTTCCCTTTCTCAGCTTGTATCATTCCCCAAGCCTGGGACCATTCATCCTCATCTTGTCTTGGGCTTTCTGAGGTGATGGAATGTGAAGAAGACAGTAGAAGCAGGGAAATAGATGTGGCCCAGGTTTCCCACAGCTTCCAAGAGCAGGCTGCCAGTCCAGCAAACAGCAGTAGAGATGGAGTCCCTTTCCTTACTCAGATTGCATCCTGAGGTGTGTCTGGTGGCAAAGGTTTGTTTAGGAACCCCACAGGCTGGAAGGATAACCATTCCTAGCCATgcacaccccaccaccacataTCCTGGCTACCCATGATGGAAAGAGTGACCAGATGCCATGGAGTTCCCTCCCTAGGAACCTCTCTTTGGTCCTGTCAGCTCCAATAGCAGTGGAAGCCATGCTTGGGAACAGACACCTACTGGGGCTTTTTATACTATCATGAATCTTCTAGGTTACTGCTGGTGGTGAGATAACATGGGAGGTGACAAGGCTCACTGGAGGTCTCATACCTCAGTCTCAGGGCCCTGTCTCTGAAGCGTTTGAGACACAGACTGCTCTGGAAGTGCAGATTCCGCATCAGGCTTGGCTTGCCTGTCTCACCGAGGAATTGCTGTGTCTTTGTTCACCTAACATATATTTATTAAGCAGCTACTGAAACACAGTGGGGGGGGGTTCTGGCTGCTGTTTCCCATGTGGGGAACTATAGCctgcagagtcagggagatgagCCTGGGGGTTGCACAGCAGAAGTGGCAAAGTAGGACTCCCACTTAGGCCTGGAAACTCTTGATCCCCCGCTCCCCCTGGCCCTGGTTTCTAGCCTCTTTTATCTGTTGTGATGCTCTGCTCAGCCTTGTTCCTCTGGGATCAAGGCCTCTGGTTCTCAaatcccctccctccttccccctccctactGCACTCCCTAACTGACCTTCAGGCTGCCCCACCTCCTCTGTTCCCTTTCACCCTTGCTGCCTTCCCCCATTTAGCTTCAGATCAACTCTGAGAATGACCTGTTGgttgcatgtgtatgtttgagaTGGCAAGACCTGGGCTCTCAGTCTCTGCTCTCAGacttctgccttcctttccctacCTGCAAAGGGAGGCAATGTCACAGCACTGATCTCAGCCAGCCAGCGGTAGGATGGTTTTGAGAACCACTACAGTGAGGATACACCTGATAGTCGGGAAGGGCCCTAAGGTAAAACTCTAAGGCTGACAGGTTGGTGGTACAAAGACGCAGTGACTCAGGGAAACTGAAGATCTAGAAGAGAACTGCTGGCTTGACTTTACCACACAGGTGCTCTGGCCAGGTTCACCCACTGCTGTCCAGAAAGTAGGGACCTTTCACAATGCCCTGGCAAGAGGCAACACATGCAGACTATGTAAAACAATGAAGAGAAGGAACCCCTTGCTTGTTAGTCCCCTGAGCCTCAGGCAGGTAGCAGGAGTGAGGTCCTGCCTCCAGAAAGTGGGCAGATTTCTCTTGGGGAAGAGGGGAGTTCACACCAGCAACTCCTATCCCAACCCTTGAGGTTGCAAGGCCACCCTGTACTCCAGCTGTAAGGTTTCCAGGCTTAGACTTACTAGGCTAAGTGGGGAGGCCTTTCCAGTCCAATGCTGGGCCTCTGAAGTGGGAGAGGGATTTATGGCTCTAGGCAGCTGAATTGTGCTCCTCAAGGAAGGCATGGTAGAATACACCTTTAGttgctgggcactggtggcatatgcctttactcccagcctcccaagtgagttcgaggccagcctggtctagaaaagctagttccaggacagcctccaaagccacagagaaactccatggggggggggagaaagagaggaaggaaggaaggaaagaaggaaggaaggaaggaaggaaggaaggaaggaaggaaggaaagaaaggaaaggaaaggaaagaaaaccagccTGGATTATATATCAAGCTCCAAGCtagctagggctatatagtgagactgtgtctgaaaagaaaacacGTGGGGTAGAGGGCAGAAAGGCACAGCCCTCTGAAGGCTCCTACCCTGTTCCTCTGACCCTGGATACTCTGATTCCTTCAGCCCCATCTTTCCTTCTCAATGATAACACTTCAAATCTTTATTCTATGTGGACACACTGGatgggaggccagaggacagccttgaaTGTCACCCTCAGACGCACAGTCTATCTTCTCTGTACTCTGAGCCTCTTACTGGCCCAGGGCTCAACaagtaggctgggctggctgttcggtcagtgagctccaagaattctcttgcctctccttccccagcacagaggttacacacacatgccaccacacccaccatgttatgtgagttctgggatcaaactcaagtcctcacacaTGGAGGCAAGCACTTAACTGGCTAGATTTTCTTCAGTCCCTCCAGATCACTTTCTATGTGACTTCAGGCCAGATACTTCATCTCTCTGTTCTCTGCATGCCTCATCTGTAGGTATAGCCAATTATGGAGCTCACTGCCTAAGACTGTAAAGAGGATAAACAGGATCGCACACGGCCCATGTCTGCATAGGGTAAGTGACACATATATCACAAGGAGACAGCACACTCCTGCTCAGGGATCAAAAGAAGAATCTTAGGTGCAGAATCCACGACCCACCCACACCTATCCCTCCCCCAACATGTCACTCAGGGTGACATCCACTGCCCTGAGAGCAGTGGCTGCAGAATCAAATCACACAGTTTAGACTTGGCCAGGCAAGCTCTGGATGGTTCACTCACACATAGCATCTCCATGGGCAAAAGGAGTGTAACAATACATTCCTATGTGCAGAGTGGCCCTGATGTCACCAAAATGCACAGCACACAGTGCAAGCCATGCTGCCTTCCTCTAGACGCTGGGATCCCTCTGCATGCTGCCCCTCCCCCTGACTGGCACTATCATGTTGCAAGATCCACACTGAGCATTTAGCAGGCGTTCACTCTGAGCAGCAGCCATTCTGAGTGCTTTTCACTGATCGATTCCTCTCAGCCTCGTGGTGACCTCAGAAAAGGTACCACCATTATTCCTGTTTTAGAAGAAGGGCCAAGGCACAGAGGGCTTTTAACCAGCctggagtctgaggccaacctgggctacataacgaTATACAGTCCAGCTTGGACAGTGTCCCTGGTCACACACTGTGAGGTCCAGGCTCCTGTCAGTATGCTTTAGGCTGGCCTCCAGGTATGGGGAGTAGGGTGGGGAGAGCAGGGAAGCAAGAGATGATAACAGTGGCTTGGCgctggagagagaaggaaggggctgGGAACACTCTGGACAAAGCCCATAGCGTTTGGAAGTGGATAACCAGGTAAAGGAGTAAGTGATCTTGGGTTATCAGCCGCTGGGCTCCAGAACTCCTGCATGACCATGTAGAGCATGTGGCCAGGTGTGAGTGGACAGAGGGAGAGGGTCTCAGACCCTTCCACAGCCTCACAGCGGGAAGCTCAGGCCGAGTGACCACCTGACCTATTCAGCCCACTGAGCTCATTTTCCCAAggctggaaagagaagagaggatcCACGGTGACTTAGAAGAGCCCACATTTACCTTGTCCCTGTCATCCACCTATTGTTCATTACCCACCCACACCACCACTGCCGTGCCCCTGGATCTCAGAAAACAAGACCCTATAGCTGGGCTGGGAGTGGGGGGACACAGGGATCCCTAGAGCTGAGGAGTGGATACTCACTCCCCTCTCAGTGCAGACTGCCCCAGCAGACACTACCCACAGAAGAGGCACCAGCTAGCACACAACAGCAATCTCAGCATGTGGGAGGTAAACACAGGAGGGATCAAGAGTTCAGTGTCATCTTGGGCTCTATAGTGAATTCCCGGTCAGCATGGGCTACGAGAAATtgtttcaaaaaagtaaaaataaaagctgggAGTGAAGGCATGGGggagcttggttctgcctcaatgagatgatgcgACAGACTTcgagacttcctaggggaggccttaccctctccaagaaGCAGGTGGGAGGTGGGGTAGGGAGGAAGTGGGGGGGACAGGAGGGGGGAAGAGTGAGGAGgacctgggattggaatgtaaaaaaaatattaataaatttttaaaaaatcgaaaaagggaaaaaaagttgGGAGTgatggcatatgtctttaatcccaacacttgggaggcagaggcaggcagatctttaggagttcaaggccagcctggcctacatagagcactgca
This DNA window, taken from Cricetulus griseus strain 17A/GY chromosome 2, alternate assembly CriGri-PICRH-1.0, whole genome shotgun sequence, encodes the following:
- the Kcnj4 gene encoding inward rectifier potassium channel 4, with the translated sequence MHGHNRNGQAHVPRRKRRNRFVKKNGQCNVYFANLSNKSQRYMADIFTTCVDTRWRYMLMIFSAAFLVSWLFFGLLFWCIAFFHGDLEASPSVPAAGGPGGNGGAAPTVPKPCIMHVNGFLGAFLFSVETQTTIGYGFRCVTEECPLAVIAVVVQSIVGCVIDSFMIGTIMAKMARPKKRAQTLLFSHHAVISVRDGKLCLMWRVGNLRKSHIVEAHVRAQLIKPYMTQEGEYLPLDQRDLNVGYDIGLDRIFLVSPIIIVHEIDEDSPLYGMGKEELESEDFEIVVILEGMVEATAMTTQARSSYLASEILWGHRFEPVVFEEKSHYKVDYSRFHKTYEVAGTPCCSARELQESKITVLPAPPPPPSAFCYENELALMSQEEEEMEEEAAAAAAVAAGLGLEAGSKEEAGIIRMLEFGSHLDLERMQATLPLDNISYRRESAI